A segment of the Deltaproteobacteria bacterium genome:
GGAAATGATGGCCAGAAATCTGCCGGAACCTTCTGGCGGACAGTAGACCGCTTTCAGCCCAGGGATCTTCATGGCCAGCAACTGCTGCCACAGAGTGGCGCCATAGGAGAGGGCCATGGTCATGTGGGTATCGGTGACAGCCCGGCCCACTGTCGTACCCCACAGAATCGGGTTGTTTCTATGGGTGATGCATTTGACATCGATAAAATTCCTGGGATCCGTGCCCACTCCTGAGTAGTAGCCGGTGTATTCACCGAACGGCCCTTCTTCCATGAACTTTTCTGCATCCACTTCCCCTTCGATCACGATCTCCGCATGTGCCGGGATGGGAAGGTCCACGGTCTCCCCCTTGACGACCTCAACGGCTTCGCCGCGCAGGGCCCCTGCCACATCATATTCCGAGGTGAACGCCGAGACCCGGGCAGCTCCCAGGATGAACAGGAGGGGATCGCACCCGATCACCGAGGCCACCGGCATCGGCTTTTTCATGGCCTGATATTTCTTGAGCATAATGTCGGCGTGTTTTCCCTTGATAAACTGGGTCCCCATCTTGTCCTTGCCGAGAAGCTGGCTCCGATAGGTCCCCAGATTGACCCAGCCGGTCTCCGGGTCCTTGCTGATGATGAAATGGGCCGTGCCGATAAAGCGGCCCCCGTCTAAGGGATACCACTGGGGAACAGGGAATTTGTAAAGATCGATGTCATTGCCTGTAAGGATGTTTTCCTTGCAGGGGGCATCGCCGGCATTCACCCATTTGGGCGGAATCAGGTTATCCCCTAACCTGGCCCATGCCTTATATAGGTCCACCAGGGTCGAATCCAGGGGCTGTCCCATGATGAGGGCGAGGCGTTGTGCCGTGGTGCACACGCTGGTGATGACCGGCGTATCATACCCCTTTACATTCTCAAACAAGAGGGCCGGACCGGCCTGCTCTTCATTGAGCTTGGCGATGTGGGACAGCTCCAGGTTCCAGTCCACTTCCGCGGTAATCCGTTTACACAAACCTTCTTTTTCACCTGCGGCGATAAAATCTCTCATGCTTTTCATCGATAGTATTCCTCCATAGCGTTAAGATTTTGTTATGGTTGTTTTTTCATCAAATACCGAACCCGGGAAAACCGGGAAATGAAAAAGTTTTCACACGGAGACAGTAGAGTAGGGAGGGGGGTATCCCCTCCCCCTCCTCAAACCGGACGTGCGGATTTCCCGCATCCGGCTTTCCTGAAGACTCTCGCCGGAGACATGCACAGTTATGAACCGAGCGGTCTTACAAATA
Coding sequences within it:
- the ppcB gene encoding phenylphosphate carboxylase subunit beta is translated as MKSMRDFIAAGEKEGLCKRITAEVDWNLELSHIAKLNEEQAGPALLFENVKGYDTPVITSVCTTAQRLALIMGQPLDSTLVDLYKAWARLGDNLIPPKWVNAGDAPCKENILTGNDIDLYKFPVPQWYPLDGGRFIGTAHFIISKDPETGWVNLGTYRSQLLGKDKMGTQFIKGKHADIMLKKYQAMKKPMPVASVIGCDPLLFILGAARVSAFTSEYDVAGALRGEAVEVVKGETVDLPIPAHAEIVIEGEVDAEKFMEEGPFGEYTGYYSGVGTDPRNFIDVKCITHRNNPILWGTTVGRAVTDTHMTMALSYGATLWQQLLAMKIPGLKAVYCPPEGSGRFLAIISVKQMYPGHADQVLTAAISTEMGAYGLKTVIVVDEDIDPWDIPRVLYALSFRFQPNRSQVIKRGRSTPLDPSLPIDSRDITGRLLLDATIPYDWKEKPIPIELDPAMVEKVKGRWSELGF